The following coding sequences lie in one Pelobacter seleniigenes DSM 18267 genomic window:
- a CDS encoding TolC family protein translates to MTDTARTLPLLILISLLFISPAFAASSQLEQLLREADANNPSLQVAKEQIQVADSKIDQATALADPQLGVSFSSYPINQLRSDVTPMTGNEIRLSQMLPFPGKLDAKGRIAAEKSHWFEHAYQDARLQLRRQVKDAWYRFLFQRQAIDLTEHNLQLLDDFIKLTETRYEVGKGLQQNVLKAQLQRSKQMDILFNLQQQQTATLAELNSLAGRATDQPLEVDSDLSPSTVSFDLTALQQAAEGNRPLFASYRALIEQYKASRELAKLDYKPDFTPWVSYRWRDNGLADGGTDFISAGISFNLPVPNKRRQAAVAEADSSLRMAYQQRNQFKNKVDLTIHRALSQFEQDSRLAELYQGGIIPQAKQTFQATLSAYQVDKVDFLDLLDSVMSLYRYQIDYARTLSDQQRSQAEIEAAAGLEAAQLIPGKG, encoded by the coding sequence ATGACCGATACCGCCAGAACCCTTCCTTTGTTGATCCTGATCAGCCTGCTGTTTATTTCGCCTGCTTTTGCTGCCAGTTCCCAGTTGGAACAACTGTTGCGTGAGGCTGACGCCAATAATCCTTCGCTGCAGGTGGCCAAAGAACAGATTCAGGTCGCAGACAGTAAGATCGATCAGGCGACCGCCCTGGCTGACCCGCAGCTGGGGGTGTCTTTCTCCAGTTATCCCATCAACCAGCTGCGTAGCGACGTGACGCCGATGACCGGAAACGAAATCCGCCTCTCCCAGATGTTGCCGTTCCCCGGCAAACTGGACGCCAAAGGGCGGATTGCCGCTGAAAAGAGCCACTGGTTTGAACACGCCTATCAGGACGCCCGGTTGCAACTGCGGCGTCAGGTCAAGGATGCCTGGTACCGGTTTTTGTTCCAGCGACAAGCCATTGATCTGACCGAGCATAACCTGCAGTTGCTGGATGATTTCATCAAACTGACTGAAACCCGTTACGAGGTCGGTAAAGGGTTACAGCAGAATGTTCTCAAGGCGCAGCTGCAGCGTTCGAAACAGATGGATATCCTGTTCAATCTACAGCAGCAGCAAACCGCGACCCTGGCCGAACTGAACAGCCTGGCCGGGCGGGCCACGGACCAACCGCTTGAGGTCGATTCCGACCTGAGCCCTTCGACAGTGTCTTTCGATCTGACTGCATTGCAACAAGCCGCAGAGGGGAACCGGCCGCTGTTCGCTTCCTACCGCGCGTTGATTGAACAGTACAAGGCGAGCCGGGAACTGGCCAAGCTTGATTACAAGCCTGATTTTACCCCCTGGGTCAGTTATCGCTGGCGGGATAACGGCCTGGCTGACGGCGGCACCGATTTTATCAGCGCCGGCATCAGCTTCAATCTGCCGGTGCCGAACAAAAGGCGCCAGGCGGCCGTTGCCGAGGCGGATTCTTCCCTGCGTATGGCCTATCAGCAGCGCAATCAATTTAAAAACAAGGTCGATCTGACCATTCACCGGGCCCTGAGTCAATTTGAGCAGGACAGCCGACTGGCGGAGCTTTACCAGGGCGGGATCATCCCGCAGGCCAAACAGACTTTTCAAGCGACGTTGAGTGCTTATCAGGTCGACAAGGTCGATTTTCTTGACCTGCTTGATTCAGTGATGAGTCTCTATCGCTACCAGATCGATTATGCCCGTACCCTCAGCGACCAGCAGCGCAGTCAGGCCGAAATCGAGGCGGCTGCCGGTCTTGAGGCTGCCCAGCTCATTCCAGGCAAAGGATAG
- a CDS encoding efflux RND transporter periplasmic adaptor subunit, which produces MKTATKPPLLLLLTAVLTGALWLGADLSLRSFPWSGPEHVHAADQKYTCGMHPMIIVDEPGNCPICGMALVPLKVDTAGGSGAKPSAERKIKYWQAPMDPTYIRNEPGKSPMGMDLVPVYEDEATGGAMITIDPTTIQNMGVRTAPVTRGDLSRTIRTVGVISSEEPKQYVINAKIAGWVEKLYVAETGQQVKKGQKLLEIYSPELVTAQQELLLALENYRSLKDSSFPQISTSAKSLLEASRKRLQLWDVSRRQIERLEQSGTVSKTLTLYAPYDGIVTTKMVTEGMYVKPGMVLLNMADLSKVWVLADLYEYQLPWVKEGQRAKVVLPYVEGRSFEAHVSYLYPYVEGKTRTVKARLELDNADLELRPEMYVTVYLTGEKVKNALLVPQEAVLYSGEKETVFVALKGGRFEPRRVKTGLQGEDGHVEVTQGLFAGEQVVTSAQFMLDSESKLREAIQKMMQPTRAESPDDKAAADPESLFDDAAGGEAGKTTGKALDDLF; this is translated from the coding sequence ATGAAGACAGCCACCAAACCACCCCTGCTTCTGCTGTTGACCGCTGTGCTTACCGGAGCGCTCTGGTTGGGAGCCGATTTAAGTTTGCGGAGTTTCCCCTGGTCCGGGCCGGAACACGTCCATGCCGCCGACCAGAAGTATACCTGCGGGATGCATCCGATGATTATCGTCGATGAACCGGGCAACTGCCCCATCTGCGGCATGGCCCTGGTTCCGCTGAAAGTAGATACCGCCGGCGGAAGCGGCGCCAAACCGAGCGCGGAACGGAAAATCAAATACTGGCAGGCGCCGATGGATCCGACTTATATCCGCAATGAACCGGGCAAATCCCCCATGGGGATGGATCTGGTGCCGGTCTATGAAGATGAAGCAACCGGCGGGGCCATGATCACCATCGACCCGACCACCATCCAGAACATGGGCGTCAGAACCGCGCCGGTGACCCGGGGGGATCTGTCGCGCACCATCCGGACTGTCGGGGTGATCAGTTCCGAAGAGCCAAAACAGTATGTGATCAATGCCAAAATAGCCGGCTGGGTGGAAAAGCTGTACGTGGCAGAGACCGGACAGCAGGTTAAAAAAGGGCAGAAACTGCTGGAAATCTACAGCCCTGAACTGGTCACCGCGCAGCAGGAGCTGCTGCTGGCGCTGGAAAATTACCGGTCACTGAAAGACAGCAGTTTTCCACAGATATCGACCAGCGCCAAGAGCCTGCTGGAGGCCTCGCGGAAACGGCTGCAACTCTGGGATGTCAGTCGCAGGCAGATCGAGCGGCTGGAACAGAGCGGCACGGTCAGCAAAACCCTCACCCTCTATGCGCCCTATGACGGAATCGTGACGACCAAGATGGTCACTGAAGGGATGTATGTCAAGCCGGGCATGGTCCTGCTCAATATGGCCGATCTGTCCAAGGTCTGGGTGTTGGCCGACCTCTATGAATATCAGCTGCCCTGGGTCAAGGAAGGGCAGCGGGCCAAAGTGGTTCTGCCCTATGTTGAAGGGCGCAGTTTTGAGGCCCATGTCAGTTACCTCTATCCCTATGTCGAGGGCAAAACCCGGACCGTCAAGGCGCGCCTGGAACTGGATAATGCCGATCTGGAGCTGCGCCCCGAGATGTACGTGACCGTCTACCTGACCGGGGAAAAAGTGAAAAATGCGCTGCTGGTGCCCCAGGAAGCCGTGCTGTATTCCGGTGAAAAAGAGACGGTTTTCGTGGCGCTGAAAGGGGGACGTTTTGAACCACGGCGGGTGAAAACCGGGTTGCAGGGCGAAGACGGCCACGTGGAAGTGACCCAGGGACTGTTCGCCGGCGAGCAGGTGGTGACCAGCGCCCAGTTTATGCTCGATTCGGAAAGCAAGCTGCGGGAAGCGATCCAGAAAATGATGCAGCCGACCCGGGCTGAGTCGCCGGATGATAAAGCCGCTGCCGATCCTGAGAGCCTGTTTGATGATGCCGCCGGCGGAGAGGCTGGCAAAACGACCGGAAAAGCGTTGGACGATCTGTTTTGA
- a CDS encoding efflux RND transporter permease subunit: MLEKIIEWSIKNKFIVLLLTFFAIVGGLYALKNTPLDAIPDLSDVQVIVFTEYPGQAPQVVEDQVTYPLTTQMLAVPQAKTVRGYSFFGLSFVYIIFEDGTDLYWARSRVLEYLNYAAGKLPKGVTPSLGPDATGVGWIYEYALESDNHDLQQLRSIQDWYLRYELTSVDGVSEVASLGGYVKQYQVEVDPDRLLAYHVGIPQIRRAIQKSNNDVGGRLVEMAETEFMVRGLGYIKSVKDLESVVVGTDGKGTPILLRDVGRVSIGPELRRGVAELDGQGETVGGVIVMRYGENALKTIENVKRKLEQLKAGLPKGVRIKTVYDRSGLIEHSVDTLKEKLIEESIVVAVVTALFLFHLPSSLVAIFTLPVAILISFIIMGWQGINANIMSLGGIAIAIGAMIDAAIIMIENAHKHLEHDRGRLPHWEIITNASKEVGPALFYSLLVITVSFFPVFSLGEQSGRMFKPLAYTKTYAMGAAALLSITIVPVLMGWFIRGKIPDEEKNPINRVLIRFYHPVVDFVLRWRKFVLLAAILVTASIFVPLKQMGSEFMPPLYEGDLLYMPTTLPGISISKARELLQQTDRIIRQFPEVETVFGKVGRAESATDPAPLSMLETTITLKPEEQWRTVPKKRFYSDWPDAFDWAKSALRKVWPEQGPISVDELITELNNAIQFPGLTNAWTMPIKTRIDMLSTGIKTPVGIKVMGDDLETLSHIGEQIEAVLRDVPGTLSAFSERVVGGNYFDFDIDRDAVARYGLTVGDVQDTIQSAIGGMNVSQTVEGLERYPINIRYARDYRNDLQSLRRVLIPTPTGQQIPIAQVANIKIRKGPPGIKSENARRTAWVFVDLKGIDVGTYVRQAQQVVEEKVKLPPGYNLIWSGQYEYMQAAAAKLKVVIPLTLLIIFVIIYMNTKSMIKTLIIFVALPLSLVGCFWYLYLLGYNMSVAVWVGIIALAGISAETGVVMLLYLDLAFELWKEQGRMNTRGDLVQAIHHGAVKRIRPKIMTICVIIAGLVPIMWSHGAGADVMKRIAAPMVGGVITSGVMELLVFPVIYFMWRSMKLNKDMQPSAVGEPVEGGTYISRPSREEVDTNYE, encoded by the coding sequence ATGCTGGAAAAAATCATCGAATGGTCGATTAAAAATAAATTCATCGTTCTGCTGTTGACCTTCTTTGCCATTGTCGGTGGTCTCTATGCCCTCAAGAATACGCCGCTGGATGCGATTCCGGATCTGTCCGATGTCCAGGTGATCGTATTTACCGAATATCCGGGGCAGGCCCCGCAGGTGGTGGAGGACCAGGTCACCTACCCGCTGACCACTCAGATGCTGGCGGTGCCGCAGGCCAAGACCGTGCGCGGTTATTCCTTTTTCGGGTTGTCCTTTGTCTACATCATCTTTGAGGACGGGACCGATCTGTACTGGGCACGCTCGCGGGTGCTCGAATATCTGAACTATGCGGCCGGCAAGCTGCCCAAAGGGGTGACGCCGAGCCTGGGGCCGGATGCCACCGGGGTCGGCTGGATTTATGAATATGCCCTGGAGAGTGACAACCACGATCTGCAGCAGCTGCGTTCGATTCAAGACTGGTATCTGCGCTATGAACTGACTTCCGTGGACGGGGTGTCCGAGGTCGCCTCCCTGGGTGGCTACGTCAAGCAGTATCAGGTCGAAGTCGATCCGGATCGGCTGCTCGCCTATCATGTCGGGATACCGCAGATCCGCCGGGCGATTCAAAAGAGCAATAACGATGTCGGCGGCCGCCTGGTCGAGATGGCCGAGACCGAATTCATGGTCAGAGGTCTCGGCTATATCAAATCGGTCAAGGACCTGGAGTCGGTGGTGGTCGGCACGGACGGGAAGGGGACGCCGATCCTCCTGCGCGATGTCGGCCGGGTCAGCATCGGCCCGGAACTGCGCCGTGGGGTGGCCGAACTGGACGGACAAGGGGAGACGGTCGGCGGTGTCATTGTCATGCGCTACGGTGAAAACGCGCTGAAGACCATCGAAAACGTCAAGCGCAAGCTGGAACAGCTCAAGGCCGGTTTACCCAAAGGGGTCAGAATCAAAACGGTCTATGACCGCAGCGGCCTGATCGAGCACTCCGTCGATACGCTGAAGGAGAAGCTGATCGAGGAAAGCATTGTGGTGGCCGTGGTCACCGCGCTGTTCCTGTTTCACCTGCCCAGTTCCCTGGTCGCCATCTTTACCCTGCCGGTGGCGATCCTGATCTCTTTTATCATCATGGGCTGGCAGGGGATCAATGCCAATATCATGAGTCTGGGCGGGATCGCCATTGCCATCGGCGCGATGATCGACGCAGCCATCATCATGATCGAGAATGCCCACAAGCACCTGGAGCATGATCGCGGCCGGTTACCGCACTGGGAGATCATCACCAATGCCTCGAAGGAGGTCGGACCGGCCCTGTTCTATTCCCTGCTGGTGATCACGGTCTCCTTTTTCCCGGTCTTTTCCCTGGGCGAACAGTCGGGGCGGATGTTCAAACCCCTCGCCTATACCAAAACCTATGCGATGGGCGCTGCTGCGCTCCTGTCCATCACCATTGTCCCGGTGCTGATGGGCTGGTTTATTCGCGGCAAGATTCCCGATGAAGAGAAAAACCCCATCAACCGGGTGCTGATCAGGTTTTACCATCCGGTGGTCGATTTTGTGCTGCGCTGGCGCAAGTTTGTGCTGCTGGCGGCGATTCTGGTCACTGCTTCGATCTTTGTGCCGCTCAAGCAGATGGGCTCCGAGTTTATGCCACCTTTGTATGAAGGGGATCTGCTCTACATGCCGACTACGCTGCCGGGAATTTCCATTTCCAAAGCGCGTGAGCTGCTGCAACAGACCGACCGCATTATCCGCCAGTTCCCTGAAGTGGAAACGGTCTTCGGCAAGGTCGGGCGGGCGGAAAGTGCCACTGACCCGGCGCCGCTGTCCATGCTGGAAACCACGATCACCCTCAAGCCGGAAGAACAGTGGCGAACGGTGCCGAAAAAGCGCTTTTATTCCGACTGGCCGGATGCGTTCGACTGGGCCAAGTCTGCCCTGCGCAAGGTCTGGCCCGAACAAGGGCCGATCAGCGTCGATGAGTTGATTACCGAACTCAACAATGCCATCCAGTTTCCCGGTTTGACCAATGCCTGGACCATGCCGATTAAAACCCGTATCGACATGCTGTCGACGGGCATCAAGACCCCGGTCGGGATCAAGGTCATGGGGGACGATCTGGAAACCCTCTCCCACATCGGTGAGCAGATCGAGGCTGTGCTCCGTGATGTCCCGGGCACCTTGAGTGCCTTTTCCGAACGGGTGGTCGGCGGGAACTATTTTGATTTCGATATCGACCGGGATGCTGTTGCCCGCTACGGCCTGACCGTCGGCGATGTGCAGGATACCATCCAGTCGGCCATCGGTGGGATGAATGTATCGCAGACCGTGGAAGGGCTGGAACGTTACCCCATCAACATTCGTTATGCGCGGGATTACCGCAACGACCTGCAGTCCCTGCGGCGGGTGCTGATTCCGACCCCGACCGGCCAGCAGATTCCCATCGCGCAGGTTGCCAACATCAAAATCCGTAAGGGACCGCCCGGCATCAAGAGTGAAAACGCCCGGCGGACCGCCTGGGTCTTTGTCGACCTGAAGGGAATCGATGTCGGCACCTATGTCCGCCAGGCCCAGCAGGTGGTGGAGGAGAAAGTCAAGCTGCCGCCGGGGTATAACCTGATCTGGAGCGGGCAGTACGAATATATGCAGGCGGCGGCAGCCAAGTTGAAGGTGGTTATTCCCCTGACCCTGTTGATCATCTTCGTGATCATCTACATGAACACCAAATCGATGATCAAAACCCTGATTATCTTTGTCGCGCTGCCGTTATCCCTGGTGGGCTGCTTTTGGTATCTTTACCTGCTGGGTTATAATATGTCCGTGGCGGTTTGGGTCGGGATTATCGCTCTGGCCGGGATTTCCGCGGAGACCGGCGTGGTCATGCTGCTCTATCTGGACCTGGCCTTCGAACTTTGGAAAGAACAGGGGCGGATGAACACCCGTGGTGACCTGGTGCAGGCCATTCATCATGGCGCCGTGAAACGGATTCGACCGAAGATCATGACCATCTGCGTCATTATTGCCGGACTGGTGCCGATTATGTGGAGCCATGGGGCCGGTGCCGACGTGATGAAACGGATTGCCGCGCCCATGGTCGGTGGGGTGATTACCTCAGGTGTTATGGAACTGCTGGTCTTCCCGGTCATTTATTTCATGTGGCGCAGCATGAAGCTGAACAAGGATATGCAGCCGAGTGCGGTGGGTGAACCGGTGGAAGGTGGCACTTATATCAGCCGGCCAAGCCGGGAAGAGGTTGATACCAATTATGAATGA
- a CDS encoding AAA family ATPase, giving the protein MVLKNFWTPQIEAKLHAWHQMQQVANIEKPAPCFTIAREFGCQAYPLAEELTRRLNARVAGDPWVIIGRQILDEVARLTGYTVEQIEKSQDTPSALKAIFAMFLDPSTAEETEVFTHMRTVIRGFARRGNCVLVGRGATCVTQDLPNCIHLRLVAPYQFRLEKIMRTHSLNETEARRFIDLHQQQRDDFVRRFACDNIDDAMLYHLVINNSRISIEDMAALAEFWMIRHTT; this is encoded by the coding sequence ATGGTACTCAAAAACTTCTGGACTCCGCAAATCGAAGCAAAATTACACGCCTGGCACCAGATGCAACAGGTTGCCAATATTGAAAAACCAGCGCCCTGTTTCACCATTGCCCGGGAGTTCGGTTGCCAGGCCTATCCGTTGGCGGAGGAATTAACCCGCCGCCTGAATGCGCGGGTGGCCGGAGACCCTTGGGTCATTATCGGCCGGCAGATTCTTGACGAAGTTGCCCGTCTGACCGGCTATACGGTTGAACAGATAGAAAAATCCCAGGATACGCCGTCGGCCCTCAAAGCGATTTTCGCCATGTTTCTCGATCCGTCCACGGCTGAAGAGACCGAAGTTTTTACCCATATGCGCACCGTGATCCGGGGGTTTGCCCGGCGTGGCAATTGCGTCCTGGTTGGCCGCGGCGCAACCTGTGTCACCCAGGATCTGCCCAATTGTATCCATCTACGCCTGGTTGCCCCCTATCAGTTCCGGCTGGAAAAGATCATGCGGACGCACAGCCTCAACGAAACGGAGGCCAGGCGCTTCATCGATCTGCATCAGCAGCAGCGGGATGATTTCGTGCGCCGGTTCGCCTGCGACAATATCGACGATGCCATGCTCTATCATCTGGTGATCAACAACAGCCGCATCAGTATCGAAGATATGGCCGCCCTTGCCGAGTTCTGGATGATTCGCCACACCACCTGA
- a CDS encoding ABC-F family ATP-binding cassette domain-containing protein — protein sequence MLQLKNIDKFFADRQIFKNIDWHIHATDRIGLCGENGAGKSTLLKLLAGMVDCDGGTLQMAKGTTFGYLPQDGLVHRGRLLFEEAQSALADLQQIELELRRLEHQIAASADPVELERYAELQNQFEQRGGYRMEAEVGRVLHGLGFSEEDFSKPCETFSGGWQMRIALAKLLLQQPNLLLLDEPTNHLDLPARDWLEDYLLNYPHGVVLVSHDRFFLDTVVNRIVEIWNGELTEYPGNYSRYVQARDERVAALKAAKQQQDEEIARVEAFINRFRYQANKASQVQSRIKQLEKIDRISLPPERKKIGFSFPPPPKGGRTAMNLEKASQRYGDKQVLNQVDVLIEQGERVALVGPNGAGKSTLMRLLAGVEAPSAGRRTEGHNLALAYFAQDQAAELNPQRTVYSELSADSPVPMVPKLRNILGAFLFSGDDIEKPVRVLSGGERNRLALAKLLLRPANLLLLDEPTNHLDLQSKEVLLESLKKYSGTIVFVSHDRYFVDQLASRVLEVGGGKVESYFGNYEDFLRAKQNLGDSSHSDKRVEQQLERGADPVSADKEARIQEHQARKEKQRREQKRQRDLAEVEAVIEQLEDSLGRLEKVMADPELYQDQERWRTVSAEHRALQEQQETAYLKWEELQDPQ from the coding sequence ATGCTGCAGTTAAAGAATATCGACAAGTTTTTTGCCGATCGACAGATTTTTAAAAATATCGACTGGCATATTCATGCCACGGACCGAATCGGGCTGTGTGGTGAAAACGGGGCCGGGAAATCGACTCTGCTCAAGCTGCTGGCCGGAATGGTCGACTGCGACGGTGGCACACTGCAGATGGCGAAGGGGACCACCTTCGGCTATCTGCCCCAGGACGGCCTGGTCCACCGTGGCCGGCTGCTGTTTGAAGAAGCGCAGAGCGCCCTGGCCGATCTGCAGCAGATCGAACTGGAGTTGCGGCGCCTGGAGCACCAGATTGCCGCCAGCGCCGATCCTGTGGAACTGGAACGCTATGCCGAGTTGCAAAACCAGTTCGAGCAACGGGGCGGTTACCGGATGGAGGCCGAGGTTGGCCGGGTGCTACACGGGCTAGGCTTCAGCGAAGAGGATTTTTCCAAGCCCTGCGAGACCTTTTCCGGCGGCTGGCAAATGCGTATAGCCCTGGCCAAGTTGCTGCTCCAGCAGCCCAACCTGTTGCTGCTGGACGAACCGACCAACCATTTGGATCTGCCCGCCCGGGACTGGCTGGAAGATTACCTGCTGAACTATCCCCATGGTGTGGTGCTGGTTTCCCATGACCGTTTTTTCCTGGATACGGTGGTCAACCGGATTGTCGAAATCTGGAACGGTGAATTGACCGAATACCCCGGCAATTACAGCCGTTATGTTCAGGCCAGGGACGAGCGGGTGGCTGCTCTGAAAGCGGCCAAGCAGCAGCAGGACGAAGAAATCGCCCGGGTCGAGGCGTTCATCAACCGGTTTCGTTACCAGGCCAACAAAGCCTCCCAGGTGCAGAGCCGGATCAAACAGCTGGAAAAAATCGACCGGATTTCCCTGCCGCCGGAGCGCAAAAAAATCGGCTTCAGTTTCCCGCCGCCGCCCAAGGGCGGGCGCACGGCAATGAACCTGGAAAAAGCCAGTCAACGTTACGGCGACAAACAGGTTCTCAATCAGGTCGATGTGCTGATCGAGCAGGGTGAACGGGTTGCCCTGGTGGGCCCGAACGGGGCCGGTAAATCGACCCTGATGAGATTGCTGGCCGGCGTTGAAGCCCCTTCCGCAGGGCGCCGGACGGAAGGGCATAATCTGGCGCTGGCCTATTTTGCCCAGGACCAGGCTGCCGAGTTGAACCCGCAGCGGACCGTTTACAGTGAACTGTCAGCCGATTCACCGGTGCCCATGGTGCCGAAACTCAGGAATATCCTGGGAGCGTTTCTGTTCTCGGGAGACGATATCGAAAAGCCGGTCAGAGTCCTCTCCGGGGGGGAACGGAACCGCCTGGCCCTGGCCAAGTTGTTGTTGCGGCCCGCCAATCTGCTGCTCCTGGATGAGCCGACCAACCATCTCGATTTGCAGTCCAAGGAAGTGCTCCTTGAATCCCTGAAAAAATATTCCGGGACGATCGTATTTGTTTCCCACGACCGCTATTTTGTCGATCAGCTTGCCAGCCGGGTGCTGGAAGTTGGCGGTGGCAAGGTCGAGTCTTATTTCGGTAACTATGAAGATTTTCTGCGCGCCAAGCAGAATCTTGGCGACAGCAGTCATAGCGATAAGCGGGTCGAGCAGCAACTTGAGCGGGGGGCGGACCCGGTGTCCGCGGATAAAGAAGCCCGAATCCAGGAGCATCAGGCCCGTAAGGAAAAGCAGCGCCGTGAACAGAAACGGCAGCGCGACCTGGCAGAGGTCGAAGCGGTGATCGAACAGCTGGAAGATTCCCTGGGCCGGCTGGAAAAGGTGATGGCTGACCCGGAGCTGTATCAGGATCAGGAGCGCTGGCGCACGGTCAGCGCCGAGCACCGCGCTTTGCAAGAGCAACAGGAAACGGCCTACCTGAAGTGGGAAGAGCTGCAGGATCCGCAGTGA
- a CDS encoding DUF4388 domain-containing protein yields MIHLPRGVPVRQNVNPARINLPEAMGKLRGGSFSGYLSFQSQLGSGVILFQSGRLISAFFIDREENRRLIAYDAIARIFHISILGHATLNIYRMSDDLVLYLHALLHGRYLHKQKPLQEIDVRALLDDIRQNELSVCIRVFSQDKTALVFYEEGFALGFFHEGGQDLQATADLSASVAALPGAILDVLEIQSTDQLVLADLMGSADLHPIWQRTRKNLLEEQNKREQSAMRSSQEAQQRQRQQVQNLMKTVAGTYLGKFGVTQVEKAFAVVGPTVQETEIEQFYLELQRLARLVASQAKINEMVLEMRARMKANEVSEARS; encoded by the coding sequence ATGATTCATCTGCCGCGCGGTGTGCCGGTTCGTCAGAACGTCAATCCGGCCAGAATCAATCTGCCGGAAGCGATGGGGAAATTGCGTGGTGGCAGTTTTTCGGGGTATCTGTCTTTTCAGTCCCAACTCGGGTCCGGGGTCATTCTGTTCCAATCCGGGAGGCTGATCAGCGCTTTTTTCATTGATCGGGAAGAAAATCGGCGACTGATCGCTTACGATGCCATTGCCCGGATTTTCCATATTTCCATTCTCGGCCATGCCACCCTCAATATCTATCGCATGTCTGACGACCTGGTGCTTTATCTCCATGCCTTGCTCCACGGGCGCTATTTGCATAAGCAAAAGCCTCTTCAGGAGATCGATGTGCGGGCCCTGCTGGATGATATTCGGCAGAATGAACTGAGCGTCTGTATTCGGGTCTTCAGTCAGGATAAGACAGCTCTGGTGTTTTATGAAGAGGGTTTTGCGCTGGGGTTTTTTCATGAGGGTGGACAGGACCTGCAGGCGACGGCTGATCTTTCCGCCTCGGTCGCTGCATTGCCCGGGGCCATCCTCGATGTTCTGGAAATCCAGAGTACCGACCAACTCGTTCTGGCCGACCTGATGGGGTCTGCCGACCTGCATCCGATTTGGCAGCGCACCCGGAAAAACCTTCTTGAGGAACAGAATAAACGTGAGCAGAGCGCCATGCGTTCTTCCCAGGAAGCGCAGCAGCGACAGCGCCAACAGGTTCAAAACCTGATGAAAACCGTTGCCGGGACCTACCTTGGCAAGTTCGGGGTGACCCAGGTTGAAAAAGCTTTTGCCGTGGTCGGACCAACGGTCCAAGAAACTGAAATTGAACAGTTCTATCTTGAGCTGCAACGTTTGGCCCGGTTGGTGGCCAGTCAGGCAAAAATCAACGAGATGGTTCTGGAAATGCGCGCTCGGATGAAGGCAAACGAAGTTTCCGAAGCCCGTTCATAA
- a CDS encoding branched-chain amino acid ABC transporter substrate-binding protein codes for MTVLLSTLALLLSMTATGFAADTIKLGVAGPHSGDLAPYGIPAMRAAQLVVKQVNANGGILGKQVELLIQDDQCKPEIATNTATKLVTDGANVVLGHICSGATKAALGIYKDAKIPVMSPSATNPPLTQSGDYPNFFRTIASDDMQAKMAVDFALNKLGVKKIAILHDKGDYGKGFAEFAKKFVEESGKAEIVLFEGITPGAMDYSSIIQKVRRNDAEALIFGGYHPEASKLVSQLARKRVKAAFISDDGVKDDSFLKVAGSAAEGAYMTGPRDLSKIPLNAEAVAQFKAEYGSEPGAFFQEGYAAALALLNAIQKAGSTDYDAVTNALRTQYVETPVGKIKFDAKGDAEGVGFSVYTVKNGKFVELQ; via the coding sequence ATGACTGTCTTGCTTTCAACTCTTGCTCTGCTGCTGAGCATGACTGCAACAGGCTTTGCTGCCGACACCATCAAACTGGGTGTAGCAGGGCCTCATAGTGGTGACCTGGCTCCTTATGGCATTCCGGCTATGCGCGCGGCTCAACTGGTGGTCAAGCAGGTCAATGCCAATGGCGGTATTCTCGGTAAGCAGGTTGAACTGCTGATTCAGGATGATCAATGTAAACCGGAGATTGCTACCAATACCGCAACCAAACTGGTCACCGACGGTGCCAATGTTGTGCTTGGCCACATCTGTTCCGGCGCAACCAAGGCTGCCCTGGGCATTTACAAAGACGCCAAAATTCCGGTCATGTCTCCTTCCGCAACCAACCCGCCGCTGACCCAGAGTGGTGACTATCCGAACTTTTTCCGGACCATCGCTTCCGACGACATGCAGGCTAAAATGGCCGTCGATTTTGCGCTGAACAAGCTCGGTGTCAAGAAAATCGCCATCCTGCATGACAAAGGTGACTACGGTAAAGGTTTTGCCGAGTTCGCCAAAAAATTTGTGGAAGAATCAGGCAAGGCTGAAATTGTCCTGTTCGAAGGAATTACTCCCGGCGCCATGGATTACAGCTCAATTATTCAGAAAGTTCGCCGCAACGATGCCGAGGCCCTGATTTTCGGTGGTTATCATCCGGAAGCCTCCAAACTGGTTTCCCAGTTGGCCCGCAAGCGCGTCAAAGCGGCTTTTATCTCCGATGACGGCGTCAAAGACGACAGTTTCCTGAAAGTTGCCGGTAGCGCTGCAGAAGGCGCTTACATGACCGGTCCGCGCGACCTTTCCAAGATTCCGCTGAACGCTGAAGCCGTTGCCCAGTTCAAAGCTGAATACGGTTCCGAGCCGGGTGCATTCTTCCAGGAAGGCTATGCTGCCGCCCTGGCGTTGCTGAATGCCATCCAGAAAGCCGGTAGCACCGACTATGATGCCGTCACCAATGCGCTGCGTACCCAATATGTCGAAACTCCGGTCGGCAAGATCAAATTCGACGCCAAAGGTGATGCCGAAGGCGTTGGCTTCTCTGTTTACACTGTGAAAAACGGTAAATTCGTTGAGCTGCAATAG